In one Arenibacter antarcticus genomic region, the following are encoded:
- a CDS encoding TRAP transporter substrate-binding protein translates to MREFKNVKRKLLGVIWAVACLFIISCSERASHKTLFFAHSLPITHPVHKGILSMQETLKEKSGGKLQIKIFPDGQLGSEREMLELLQIGSVAMTKVSAASMSSFAPEYKVLGIPYLFRDSDHMFSVLEGEVGKKILEGGSEYLLRGLCFYDAGARSFYTLDGFIKTPEDLKGKKIRVMNDQMAVNMVNDLGGSATPMAYGELYTALQQRVVDGAENNIPSFVTSNHYEICKFYTVDEHTMTPDVVVVGTKFWDTLSDIEKEWLQAAADESVAKQKVFWRETVKENMEVLKNANVEIYTPDKSPFISKTKPILEELMKDPIMKKIIDQINDY, encoded by the coding sequence ATGCGGGAATTTAAAAACGTAAAACGAAAATTATTGGGAGTGATATGGGCTGTGGCTTGCCTTTTTATTATCTCTTGTTCTGAAAGGGCCTCTCATAAAACATTATTTTTCGCGCATTCCCTTCCTATTACCCATCCAGTGCATAAAGGAATTCTTTCCATGCAAGAGACCCTTAAGGAGAAGTCTGGGGGAAAACTTCAGATTAAAATTTTTCCTGATGGCCAATTGGGATCGGAAAGAGAGATGTTAGAGCTTTTACAGATAGGAAGTGTCGCCATGACCAAGGTAAGCGCTGCCTCTATGTCCAGTTTTGCGCCGGAATACAAAGTGTTAGGGATTCCTTACTTGTTTAGGGATTCGGACCATATGTTCAGTGTTTTAGAAGGAGAGGTAGGCAAGAAAATTTTGGAAGGCGGTAGCGAATACCTACTTCGGGGACTCTGTTTTTATGATGCTGGAGCTAGAAGTTTCTACACCTTGGACGGTTTTATAAAGACACCGGAGGATCTAAAGGGAAAAAAAATAAGGGTAATGAACGATCAAATGGCTGTAAATATGGTCAATGATCTTGGAGGATCTGCTACGCCTATGGCTTACGGGGAACTATATACCGCCCTGCAGCAACGGGTGGTAGATGGTGCCGAAAATAACATACCTTCCTTTGTAACTTCCAACCACTATGAAATATGTAAATTCTATACCGTTGATGAACATACCATGACCCCCGATGTTGTAGTGGTGGGAACTAAATTTTGGGATACCCTGAGCGATATAGAAAAAGAATGGTTGCAAGCCGCTGCTGATGAAAGTGTTGCAAAACAAAAGGTGTTTTGGAGAGAGACGGTCAAAGAAAATATGGAAGTCTTAAAGAATGCCAATGTAGAGATCTATACCCCCGATAAAAGTCCCTTTATATCCAAAACAAAACCCATCTTGGAAGAGCTGATGAAAGACCCCATAATGAAAAAAATAATCGACCAAATTAATGACTATTAA
- a CDS encoding putative oxidoreductase C-terminal domain-containing protein, whose translation MKKLVVILLLSMCFSCAENSKKVKNDQMEDKGKVKLMTLDPGHFHAALVQKIMYPEVDSTIYVFAPKGPEVDDFLNKIESYNSRSEAPTHWKVETSFGNDYLENMIAKKPGNVMIVAGKNSKKIDYILAAVKAGINVYADKPLVINPEGFQKLEEAFKVAEEKGVLIYDIMTERFEVTTDMQRLLSAVPNVFGELMEGTPLEPAISKESVHHFFKYVSGEPLVRPAWFFDVNEEGEGIVDVTTHLVDLVQWELFPEQVIKRTDIEMISAKRWSTDLSLEEFSKVTGLDAFPDYLKKDIEGDKLKVYCNGEMVYKIKGKYAKVSVIWNYKAPEGTGDTHYSIMRGTKSDLVIKQGPEENFKPTLYIQLKEDGDFKSEIAAALQGDIASIYPGITSEKINDTLWKIHIPEKYKIGHEAHFAQVTQNYLRYLKQGNLPEWEVPNMLTKYYTTIEGYKMAKEE comes from the coding sequence ATGAAGAAATTAGTAGTTATTCTTTTGCTTTCTATGTGCTTTTCTTGTGCTGAAAATTCCAAAAAAGTAAAGAACGATCAAATGGAAGATAAGGGAAAAGTAAAATTAATGACTCTGGATCCCGGACACTTCCATGCCGCCTTGGTACAAAAAATCATGTATCCAGAGGTAGATTCCACAATTTATGTTTTTGCACCCAAGGGGCCGGAGGTAGATGACTTCTTAAATAAAATTGAATCCTATAATTCAAGATCCGAAGCACCTACCCACTGGAAGGTGGAAACTTCCTTTGGGAATGATTATTTGGAAAATATGATTGCCAAAAAGCCAGGGAATGTCATGATAGTAGCGGGTAAAAACTCGAAAAAAATAGATTATATCCTTGCAGCTGTAAAAGCTGGAATCAACGTGTATGCGGATAAACCATTGGTCATCAATCCAGAAGGATTCCAGAAATTAGAGGAAGCCTTTAAGGTTGCCGAGGAAAAGGGGGTGTTGATCTATGATATAATGACCGAACGCTTTGAGGTTACTACTGATATGCAGCGACTATTGTCTGCCGTGCCGAATGTTTTTGGGGAATTAATGGAGGGGACTCCATTGGAACCTGCTATTAGCAAGGAAAGTGTGCATCATTTTTTTAAATATGTGTCCGGAGAACCATTGGTAAGACCCGCCTGGTTTTTTGATGTAAATGAAGAAGGGGAGGGCATTGTGGATGTGACCACCCATTTGGTAGATTTGGTGCAATGGGAGCTTTTTCCAGAACAAGTGATAAAGAGGACCGATATAGAAATGATTAGTGCCAAACGATGGTCAACGGATCTTTCGTTGGAAGAGTTTAGCAAGGTTACCGGATTGGATGCTTTTCCCGATTACCTAAAAAAAGACATTGAAGGAGATAAGTTAAAAGTCTACTGTAACGGAGAAATGGTGTATAAGATCAAAGGAAAATATGCCAAGGTTTCAGTGATATGGAACTATAAAGCACCGGAAGGGACTGGGGATACCCATTACAGTATTATGAGGGGGACCAAGAGCGACCTAGTCATTAAACAGGGGCCAGAAGAAAATTTTAAACCTACACTGTATATCCAACTAAAAGAAGACGGAGATTTTAAATCTGAAATTGCAGCTGCTTTGCAGGGGGATATTGCATCCATATATCCTGGAATCACATCAGAAAAAATAAATGATACCCTTTGGAAGATCCACATTCCTGAAAAATATAAAATTGGTCATGAAGCACATTTTGCACAGGTTACCCAAAATTATTTACGATATTTAAAGCAGGGAAATTTACCCGAATGGGAGGTGCCAAACATGTTGACGAAATATTACACCACCATAGAGGGTTATAAAATGGCGAAGGAAGAATAG
- the uxuA gene encoding mannonate dehydratase, whose protein sequence is MKYLKSTLRWFGPQFGVSLQDIRELGAVGVVTACHDIPIGEVWSVEAIKSVKAEIESHGLEWSVVESVNIHKAIKYGLPDRDNYIQKYIDTLKNLSANNIKTVCYNFMQLIDWTRTNLSYKLPNGAISLLYDPIAVAAFDLFILKRENAREFYNVETYSKAEVYFNSLSTQQTTLLINAILAGMPGSKEAIPISVFKSTLEEVSGIEKPDLRENLAYFLKAIIPEAEKLGIKMALHPDDPPFPVFGIPRIASTYEDLKFIVDCVSSPSNGITFCSGSLGAIASNDLLKIIADFGSKIHFLHLRNVTRKADGSFYEAAHLDGSIPMEKIMKALIKEQQRRHRSGIGEVAIPVRPDHGHVLLDDKKRMGDFYPGYSLIGRGIGMAQLYGLEKGLRETLLLEDET, encoded by the coding sequence ATGAAATATTTAAAAAGTACATTACGGTGGTTTGGCCCCCAATTTGGGGTGTCCCTACAAGATATTCGAGAACTTGGGGCAGTGGGGGTAGTAACTGCTTGCCATGATATTCCCATTGGAGAAGTCTGGTCTGTAGAAGCCATTAAATCCGTTAAGGCCGAGATAGAATCCCATGGGCTAGAGTGGTCGGTGGTAGAAAGCGTAAATATCCATAAGGCTATTAAGTATGGGTTGCCGGACCGCGATAATTATATCCAGAAGTATATAGATACCCTTAAGAATTTGTCCGCCAACAATATTAAAACGGTCTGCTACAATTTTATGCAGCTGATTGATTGGACTCGAACCAATTTAAGTTATAAACTCCCGAATGGTGCCATAAGCTTATTGTACGATCCCATTGCCGTTGCTGCTTTTGATCTTTTTATCCTAAAACGGGAGAATGCGAGGGAATTTTATAATGTGGAAACCTATTCAAAAGCAGAAGTCTACTTTAACTCTTTAAGTACTCAACAAACAACATTACTGATTAATGCTATCTTGGCGGGAATGCCCGGCTCCAAAGAAGCCATACCTATTTCCGTGTTTAAATCTACCTTAGAAGAGGTGAGTGGAATAGAAAAACCTGATTTAAGGGAGAATCTGGCCTATTTTTTAAAAGCAATTATTCCGGAGGCGGAAAAATTGGGGATTAAAATGGCCCTTCACCCAGATGATCCGCCGTTCCCCGTTTTTGGAATTCCTAGGATTGCCTCTACCTATGAGGATCTGAAATTTATTGTGGATTGTGTTTCCTCTCCAAGTAATGGTATAACCTTTTGTTCAGGATCATTGGGCGCGATCGCTTCTAATGATCTGTTGAAAATTATAGCGGACTTTGGATCAAAGATTCATTTTTTACATTTAAGGAACGTGACCCGTAAGGCCGATGGCAGTTTTTATGAAGCCGCCCATTTAGACGGCTCCATACCTATGGAGAAGATTATGAAAGCTCTAATTAAGGAGCAGCAAAGAAGACATCGTAGCGGAATAGGCGAAGTAGCCATTCCCGTTAGACCGGATCACGGCCATGTGTTATTGGACGATAAAAAAAGAATGGGCGATTTTTATCCCGGTTATTCCCTTATTGGTAGGGGAATTGGTATGGCACAGCTTTATGGTTTAGAGAAAGGATTAAGGGAAACGTTGTTGTTAGAGGATGAAACCTAG
- a CDS encoding SDR family oxidoreductase codes for MSQIFTLENKIYALSGGTGTLGGSISTYLVENGAKVILLGRSQDKLEEKCKELNSLHLDSAHFYVVDVMSEKGLTDLRDKIVSQFGKLDGLINLAGGNIPGATLKPEQTIYDIEIGDTQKVVDINLMGTVLPTIVLSKIMADQGHGSIINISSMAAKQTISRVLGYSLAKAGIDIFTKWMANELASKFSDKIRVNAIAPGFFIGNQNRRLLTNEDGSFTDRGEKIITNTPMARFGDASELNGMVHYLLSDASSFVTGAIYDIDGGFSSFSGV; via the coding sequence ATGAGTCAAATATTTACACTAGAAAATAAAATTTATGCCTTGTCTGGAGGAACTGGCACTTTGGGGGGATCTATATCCACCTATCTTGTGGAAAATGGAGCTAAAGTGATATTGTTGGGGCGTTCTCAAGATAAATTAGAAGAAAAATGCAAGGAATTGAATTCCCTTCATTTAGATAGTGCCCATTTTTACGTAGTGGATGTAATGAGCGAAAAGGGATTGACAGATTTGCGTGATAAAATAGTATCCCAGTTTGGGAAGTTGGACGGTTTAATAAATCTCGCTGGAGGTAATATTCCAGGGGCCACCTTAAAACCAGAGCAGACTATTTACGATATAGAAATTGGAGATACGCAAAAAGTGGTAGATATTAACCTAATGGGAACGGTGTTGCCAACAATTGTGCTAAGCAAGATTATGGCCGATCAGGGGCATGGATCTATCATAAATATATCTTCCATGGCCGCCAAACAAACTATTTCCAGAGTACTGGGCTATTCCTTAGCTAAGGCGGGCATAGACATTTTCACGAAGTGGATGGCCAATGAACTTGCTTCAAAGTTTAGCGATAAGATTCGCGTTAATGCCATTGCTCCAGGTTTTTTCATCGGAAATCAGAATAGGCGCCTATTGACCAACGAAGATGGGTCGTTCACGGACCGGGGAGAAAAAATTATCACCAATACCCCTATGGCTCGCTTTGGGGATGCCTCAGAACTAAATGGGATGGTTCATTATCTGCTCAGCGATGCTTCCTCCTTTGTCACTGGAGCCATTTATGATATTGATGGTGGTTTTAGTTCTTTTTCTGGGGTGTAA
- a CDS encoding Gfo/Idh/MocA family protein, whose protein sequence is MQRRKFINKSLLTTAAVVGFPTIVPASVFGKNAPSNKINIGQIGCGRIARGHDIQDTIRYDQTRFVGVCDVDSNRALDAQQLINTYYKEKTGKNNYVDVKKYDDYREMLLNKDIDAVIISTPDHWHSQPAMEAALAGKDIYLQKPTSLTLREGQQLREAVEKSNVILQVGTQQRSMAQFRVAAELVRNGRIGKIHTVKIGLPGDPSGPEAAPMPIPSNLNFDAWLGSTPDVPYTEIGVHPQQGYSRPGWLRQRSYGAGMITGWGQHHYDSAAWGMDTELTGPISVEALAEFPKSGLWNVHGDFFVKQEYKNGITVYTSGGYTNGIRYEGTDGWIFVSRGNYIASASDPVDKEKSSKALDASDPKILESIIGENEIHLYKSDDQHGNWLDCIKTRKEPISPIEKGHKACAVCLISDIAMQFDRKLEWDNEKELFVNDDEANAMLSREQRAPYGTNYIKV, encoded by the coding sequence ATGCAAAGAAGAAAGTTTATTAATAAATCACTGTTGACCACGGCTGCCGTGGTTGGATTCCCAACTATTGTACCAGCAAGCGTATTCGGGAAAAATGCCCCCAGTAACAAAATAAATATAGGACAAATCGGTTGTGGAAGAATAGCTCGTGGTCATGATATTCAGGATACCATCCGTTACGATCAAACCCGATTTGTAGGGGTCTGTGATGTTGATTCCAATAGGGCTTTGGATGCCCAGCAATTGATAAATACCTACTACAAAGAAAAAACCGGGAAGAATAATTACGTTGATGTAAAAAAATATGACGATTACCGTGAAATGCTTCTTAACAAAGATATAGATGCGGTAATTATAAGTACCCCCGATCATTGGCATTCCCAACCTGCAATGGAAGCGGCCTTGGCGGGGAAAGATATCTACCTGCAAAAACCTACTTCCTTAACCTTACGAGAGGGACAACAATTACGTGAGGCGGTTGAGAAATCCAACGTCATCTTGCAAGTAGGTACCCAACAGCGTTCTATGGCGCAGTTTCGGGTAGCGGCAGAATTGGTACGTAACGGGAGGATCGGAAAAATCCATACCGTAAAAATAGGATTACCTGGAGATCCATCCGGACCGGAAGCTGCTCCTATGCCCATCCCTTCAAATCTCAATTTTGACGCATGGCTGGGGTCTACGCCAGATGTTCCCTATACCGAAATTGGGGTGCATCCACAACAGGGATATAGTAGGCCGGGTTGGTTACGGCAGAGGAGTTACGGCGCTGGGATGATCACCGGTTGGGGACAACACCATTATGATTCCGCGGCGTGGGGTATGGATACTGAGCTAACAGGCCCCATATCCGTGGAGGCCTTGGCCGAATTTCCGAAATCAGGATTGTGGAATGTACATGGCGATTTCTTTGTAAAACAGGAATATAAAAATGGGATAACCGTATATACCAGTGGAGGCTATACCAACGGTATTCGCTATGAGGGTACGGATGGTTGGATCTTTGTATCACGTGGCAATTATATTGCGTCAGCATCAGATCCAGTGGATAAAGAAAAGAGTAGTAAAGCCTTGGATGCTTCCGATCCAAAAATATTGGAATCTATAATAGGTGAAAATGAAATCCACCTTTACAAAAGCGATGATCAGCACGGGAACTGGTTAGATTGCATAAAAACAAGAAAGGAACCTATTTCTCCAATAGAAAAGGGTCATAAAGCCTGTGCAGTTTGTTTGATAAGTGATATTGCGATGCAATTTGATCGAAAACTGGAATGGGACAATGAGAAGGAATTGTTTGTCAATGACGATGAAGCAAACGCCATGTTGAGTAGGGAGCAAAGAGCACCCTATGGAACCAACTATATTAAAGTTTAA